In Papaver somniferum cultivar HN1 chromosome 9, ASM357369v1, whole genome shotgun sequence, the genomic stretch GTGTTGATTCTCAATTCATTGCAACCGCTGCGTCAGTAAATCTACTAGAAATTCATAGCTATGCAAAGTATAGAGTAATGATGTAATGAAGCTTATTTGGAACCCCTGCCAACAGCAAGAAATTATTGAATGAAGTAGTACAGTTACTTCTTAGTACCCTCAAGTAAGTAACCCCTCGGTGGTATATCTTTTGCTTTATGAAATGATGCATACACTTTTAGCATAAGCACAAACAGCTATCCATGGTAATGATACTTGCAGATTTTAATTTCATCCTTTCTTTCCTTTCCTATTTTGGATCTGTGACTATAACGGAAGGACCGGAACAAAAAGAGGGTCTAAAAAAACAACTACATGGAATCCAATTTTGGTTCATTCACAGATTATACTGCTAGTTGACCGATGTACAAGGCCCTCTCGTGGCGATTAAAAAGTGAGTCCCGTCAATCATAAATATCCCCAAAACCAAGTGAGTCCTGTCAATCATAAATATCCCCAAAACCAGAAACATGTAACTACAATTTCTTCCAATTTACTGCATTGCCTCTTGAAATTAGGTGAACACACTGCCGTGGCAGCGGTACTAGTGTCACATACTAATCCTAAACCAATACCAACACAAACACTGAATTACACAAACATATAATTAGAACTACATCGAAACAATAATTGCAGCAAGTAGGGCAtagattttcaaaacaaacaAAGAAATGAAGTTTACCTGACTTAGGGCACAATGAAAGACAAGGGTATCTTTCCCATTAGCTTCATGAATCAAATTAGGGATTTTCTCAGAGAAATTACTGCTTGGGTAATGCAAAGAACCTGCTATATGAGCATCATAATTTCTCTCATCATCCCtaacaaaaccaaaagaaaaagtcACTTAATATAAAAATAGAATGAAGAGAGACTTTGATAAGAGAGATAGAGGGAAATTGATTGTACCTGACGTCGACGATAGCAAGATTAGGTTTAAGTTTTAATGAGAGAAGCTGAGAACCAGTGATATATGAAATTGATCGTGCCATTACTGCTTCGTCGCGGATTTttgcgaagaagaagagaagttttAACGGGTCTCCATTACTTGttggatttggggattttcttgACTCCCGgaaaataggcttgtttggtcGGGTCCCGGGAGTTGGATTTGACCACTTGGTACTAATATGGACGCAAATACTTTCTGCCCCTAGATTGGCCCCAAATGTTATTTATTTGTTTCCATGACGTGTGATAAATGTATTGATCAACGATTTTTCAGTCGTAATTCATGATGAGCCTTAACGGGTTATTCATTCCCGATGAAGGTTTTAGTCGAGAGAAAAGAACTGTATAAGGATTTTCGGGGCAGGTAACAAAGTCGTAAATTGAAAAAGGGATGAGAATCTGTCACCCAATCCGCCTACCCAACCTGACCCACCCGATTATTTATTAGCGAATGCCATATCTGTTTACTCGTGGATTAGATGCGGCTGTATTCtttgaaatttgatgaatttgggATTGGATGCGGGTGCGAGCATAAAAATCCATTTGAACACATACACATGCTAACAGATGAGTGTGTTTGGAATTTTTAGAGGATATATTTATCTCgtggattttatatttttaatttttttccgtCGAGTGTTTTCAAGATTAAAACCGGAGAGGTGGGCCACTTCATAATAATCACTGACATTATGTAATTAATTCAGTTTTATAAGTTGATGTATTTGTATATTTACAGTGATCTATTGGATTAGAGTTTATATGGATATTTAACAAGAGGAAGGATCTCTACACACTTTTATTCTCATATTATCTCAaacttttgatatttttattgtgaataaaaatcaaagGATGGCGTatctgaagctaatattttggagaaatgttcgtGTTACAAATCCTTacatacaaagaaaaaaaatgaaaacatacCAAAATACCAAACCTCATCATCTACTAATCTTAATTTAAACGGTTTAAAATTTGTTGATTTTCGACTCatgattttcaaagtagtagacaATGGAGTTATACGATTCAAAATGTACTCATTTTCATAGGTATGAAGGACTTCGTAAAACGAACATAATCCCCGAAATATTAGCTTCTGATAAGTTATCActtggtttttattcacaaaaaaaaaaaaaaaaaaaaaaaacgacgtTTAAAGTGTGGAATAATGTGAAAATATGAATGTGAGGGGATCCTCTCATATTTAACAATCCTAAGAACTCATAGGTATTTAATTAGGATAGGTAAGGAATCATTAAATATCCATGGTATCTAAATTTAGATTTTTGTTAGATTCCACAAATATCCTACGTATTCAATTCATTTAAAATTTCTTAGAATAGTCGAGGGGCAAGATAATATAAGGATTCTTGGATATTTGTAGTTAAAATATatatgttattatctcatatTAGTCTCAACCCAAACCACATGTGTgtgtctccaccaccaccaccaaccactagCACCGACCACTGTCGTCGCCACCATCCACCACCTCAAcgtatggatttttttttttctcaaaaaaagagaaatatgatgaacttagttttttttttccaactatATTATGATTTGTTAATCAACttcaatttttataaatctaatcTAAACTAATCCTAATTCGATCCATTATAATCCTAAATtatatatctataagaatctaAGATTCTTTTAAGAAACATTATAAATTCGATAGATTCAGGTAAAACTAGTATTTATTTTTATCCACATAAATCCTGAACCAGTACACCCAACTTGGTGTTTTGATGTTCTTCTATTACTATTTAAGCTTATAAATTTGGGTTTTGTCATTTTTTATAAATTAGAGATTATGTagttgttttcattttgtttggTCTTAATTTGTCATTGAACTAGTGTTCCTTGTTGGCACTTATATTTTCTAAACATCTTTTCACGAGTTCGTACTTACAAGAATTCTATAATTGAGTAAtgtttatgttatttatttttttcgttttatTTATTCGGCGTTGATCTTTAACATTTTTGTGCAAATTTTGCAGTAAGTTTTGCCTTTTATGTCGTATACAACACCAATGTTCCATGGTCTTTTTGTAGGTTAATGTACATGTACGGTTTTACAGTGTATTTTTAGCAGTTTTTTAAATACCACTTTGCTACAGTCTTTTGAGGCATAGGAATTTAAGGCATTTTCCTTAGTTTTATCTGTATTAATTTTAAACATCACTTGATATCCGCTATGTGTTAGATCAGATGCGAATGAAGCTAAACGCAAACCAATCTGTATTATCTTCACCATTATTATATAATGATATTTACAGGAAACGTCAGCATCTTATCCCAACTAAGTTTGTAGAAGCGATATTAATTTGTGGTTGTAGGAATGGTCGTACTTGTTCAATTTGAGTTAACTAACAAAGAAAGATAATGAATTAGAAGATCACTCAGTTCTGAAGCTTGCACAAAATGAAGCATTAGCAGAATCACTCTTAACTAATTACCAATTCGAATCGTCAACATCTTCGGTTTCAGCAGCACCAATAAAAACTCAAATTAGACAAATTACAGAAAATATGAAgttcactttgattttttttttaaaagtgaCTGTTTGTGTTTCTCAAATTTCACCAAAATCTTGTGAACTCATCGTTTTTACAAACTTATCCTTGTATCCTTACCGATATTACGAATACCCAAACAATAAAATGGGAACACGTAAGGGTATTTTTTTCTTAAGCAAAAAAAATTTGGGATGAAATATATCTATTTTCACGCGTGTGATAGACCCTGGATGAAACCCAGGGATTTTCGATGTTGCTCTTAGCTTAGGGTTTCAGGTGGTTTCGTGGGTATTAATTAGGCCCAATTCCTCTATTATAAAGTCGCACCTTAAACAGCCAGAGACACTAAGGCTTAGTTTGGTAATGCTACGGATTTTATAGAAGCGATTTTCTGTTGTGCTGTGTAAAAAAACAATTAAGTATTCGGTAAGCTATATACTAAAATCTAGCGCTGATTAAAAAAAATGGtcaaattgtgtttggtaaaatacaGGTTCACTTATTGTAGTGAtaacaaatgacaaaaacagacatatcttttaatataattctattttattttatgggTTTTAAACATAGTTAGATATTCATATATATTTTAAGTAATTGTGTTTCAGTATAGATATAACTAAAATCaaacattttttttaatattggCTCTATTTTTTTATTGAAATGTTATATAATAtataatttgaaattgaaaataatAATCTTTAAAGAATGTGATAAAGATTTAATACAACAATCTTTAAAGAATATGATATGGAGAATAAGAAATTGATTATCAAAGATTTAGGGGCAATTTTGGTCATTTATAAAATATAAtagggatataaaagaaaaatcatgCATTAAAATTAGATGAGACCAAAGCTTATGTTTtttgagcttttaaaagcttttctCCCCAACTTTTTAAAGTTGAGGAATCTGGGAAGTGCTTTGGGTGAAAAGCActttgaaaatattttaccatacactaatatgaaaaataacattatatatatgttttgaaagtgcttgaaaaagaaaaagagaaaaaaaaacaaacccatCTTAAATCTCATTCCAAGCAAAATAATGTCTTCTCAACAACCAAGTAAAA encodes the following:
- the LOC113308396 gene encoding dual specificity phosphatase Cdc25-like — encoded protein: MARSISYITGSQLLSLKLKPNLAIVDVRDDERNYDAHIAGSLHYPSSNFSEKIPNLIHEANGKDTLVFHCALSQVRGPSCARRLVDYLEGMKEDAGIKNVMVLERGFNGWEASGRPVCRCTDTPCKGDHA